A single window of Vanessa tameamea isolate UH-Manoa-2023 chromosome 5, ilVanTame1 primary haplotype, whole genome shotgun sequence DNA harbors:
- the LOC113404453 gene encoding delta-1-pyrroline-5-carboxylate dehydrogenase, mitochondrial encodes MISAICSRTALRARSMERCVSSVVELPKLQDFEVQNEPVLGYRAGSRERAELVTELQRTADVTEEVPIVIGDEYIKDGEPRYQVMPHDHGRKLAKYYYASDKMIQKAIQVSSDAQKRWDRTPLEKRLRIWQVAAEMMAGEHRQRLNAATMLGQSKSVVQAEIDSAAELIDFFRFNIFFLKENAKYQPISESPSVTRNSLRFRGLDGFVAAISPFNFTAIGGNLAYTPALMGNAVIWKPSDTALLSNWRIFNIMREAGLPAGVVNFVPADGPTFGRNITSSPQLAGVNFTGSVPTFNWLWNEVGKNLQNYKNYPRLIGECGGKNYHFIHPTADVQSVVTSTIRSAFEYCGQKCSACSRMYLPRSLADPIKQGLLEERAKLKIGNPTDFKIFAGAVIDDKAFARITGYIKNAKNNPKNTILGGGEFDDRKGYFVQPTIIETVDPLDKLMVEEIFGPVLTIYVYEDKDLSKALALVGSSTKFALTGAVFASDKKFLQTALEELKMTAGNFYINDKSTGSVVGQQPFGGGRMSGTNDKAGGPNYVMRWTTPQSIKETFVPLRDIDYPYMRD; translated from the coding sequence ATGATTTCAGCGATATGTTCGAGGACCGCTCTTAGAGCGCGATCCATGGAACGCTGCGTTTCCAGCGTTGTTGAACTTCCGAAGTTACAAGATTTCGAGGTACAAAACGAACCTGTACTGGGATACCGAGCCGGAAGTCGCGAACGAGCCGAATTAGTTACCGAATTGCAACGTACTGCCGATGTAACTGAGGAAGTGCCTATCGTAATTGGTGACGAGTATATAAAAGATGGCGAACCGCGGTATCAAGTCATGCCACACGACCATGGACGCAAGCTGGCCAAATATTATTACGCCAGTGACAAAATGATTCAAAAGGCAATTCAGGTATCCAGCGATGCGCAAAAGCGGTGGGATCGTACTCCGTTAGAGAAACGCCTGCGAATCTGGCAAGTTGCTGCAGAGATGATGGCTGGAGAGCATCGTCAGCGTCTGAATGCCGCCACCATGCTGGGCCAGTCAAAATCTGTTGTTCAAGCTGAAATAGATTCAGCTGCTGAACTTATTGATTTCTTTCGCttcaacattttctttttaaaagaaaacgcTAAATATCAACCTATCTCTGAGAGCCCCTCCGTCACAAGAAATTCACTCAGGTTCAGGGGTCTCGATGGATTTGTAGCTGCAATCAGTCCTTTTAATTTCACCGCTATAGGAGGTAACCTAGCTTACACCCCTGCTCTCATGGGTAATGCAGTAATTTGGAAACCGTCAGACACTGCACTCCTATCTAACTGGCGCATCTTTAACATCATGCGAGAGGCTGGTCTACCAGCTGGAGTTGTTAACTTTGTTCCAGCCGATGGCCCTACATTTGGCCGTAACATTACCTCATCACCTCAGCTTGCCGGTGTTAACTTTACAGGATCTGTACCCACTTTTAATTGGTTATGGAATGAGGTTGGTAAAAATTTGCAAAACTATAAAAACTATCCCAGACTCATTGGAGAGTGCGGAGGCAAAAACTACCACTTTATTCATCCAACTGCAGATGTACAGTCAGTTGTAACTTCAACAATACGATCAGCATTTGAATATTGTGGTCAGAAGTGCTCGGCTTGTTCAAGAATGTATCTGCCCAGGTCTCTAGCTGACCCCATTAAGCAAGGACTTCTGGAAGAGcgtgcaaaattaaaaattggcaACCCAACAGATTTCAAAATCTTTGCTGGTGCAGTTATTGATGACAAAGCTTTTGCAAGAATTACGGGGTACATTAAAAATGCTAAAAACAATCCTAAGAATACAATTCTAGGAGGTGGTGAATTTGATGATCGCAAGGGCTACTTTGTTCAACCAACTATCATTGAAACCGTGGATCCGCTTGACAAACTTATGGTAGAGGAAATCTTCGGTCCTGTCTTAACTATCTATGTTTATGAAGATAAAGATCTCTCCAAGGCTCTGGCACTTGTTGGCTCTTCCACTAAATTTGCTTTAACTGGTGCAGTGTTTGCTTCAGACAAAAAGTTCTTACAAACTGCTCTGGAAGAGCTTAAGATGACCGCTGGAAACTTCTACATAAATGACAAGTCAACAGGTTCTGTGGTCGGACAGCAACCATTTGGTGGAGGTCGCATGTCTGGCACTAATGACAAAGCTGGCGGGCCCAACTATGTCATGCGCTGGACCACACCACAGTCTATTAAGGAGACTTTTGTTCCCCTTCGTGACATTGACTATCCTTACATGAGAGATTAA
- the LOC113404452 gene encoding serine/arginine repetitive matrix protein 1 isoform X2, producing the protein MSNGALPQWKRELLQRRAARARPPMAPSAPVPPPPAPPTDEDEELRYGPGIVKRLKSRYLSLALREAPRRRPSVLRRAASLEHLLDERPPPAPRPRPARPVSLATPSYAALSAPPPRRDSVKRARSVDALSRLDSRDDTIPHIPLQPPPQPPPPPPSPPPPLPRSARPPRRPTPLLRETERPPADVVRSTLRKFESAPPRRTAPAARVSAVLRGLEALPRSSTPEPRGRSPSPAAADLSAIDEPEGVAVSVPCETKPVSQAALEGIARAGSSVLYSFEAPKRGSHLPPVATTNPVMLGRARLSASPRRVGVIRPMPAPTLDRSISSPTPALDDTDEKDDVQRIASPLPYDDENITKKDSPPSALVEPTIRSTPDESAPISSQTNSNSVAPVIRELTPEPEPKPQPQQKPPLQIDTPKIPPAKTLVNGHATPPKPVEVKTKGALSRIGAAGIERAWTGADEKKNSVVAKEKKDNGEVKSGVVPWARGGGGAGSPASGRKPRPPAPASTSVVFNFSNRKEVPDYIENDGIILRANRRNRFKAGEAGIVVLRPEALAADSESEEEDARPPSPCSVRFVNDNVLINGRSSMAAKICRDRAAKLKLQFDDSLTRTFEYPSETSLCEDSPSPTALTNANNNTPTPTDINANANANANATANHNGDAVQQIAQPAHLAPLSANTHIVSASLSRYTPSKTSADAFQLGLARRPDAHDAERAAAEGEGGAGAEAAAAAAAAAEAEAEAEAGDARPCAAESARSWSEARTHATDLLF; encoded by the exons ATGTCGAACGGGGCTCTACCACAATGGAAGCGCGAGCTTCTTCAGAGACGGGCGGCTCGGGCGCGGCCACCCATGGCTCCCTCGGCCCCCGTCCCTCCGCCACCGGCGCCTCCCACCGACGAGGACGAGGAGTTGCGCTACGGGCCCGGCATCGTCAAAAGACTTAAATCCCGCTACCTGAGCCTCGCTCTTCGCGAAGCTCCACGTCGCCGTCCCTCGGTGCTCCGTCGCGCCGCCTCGCTCGAACACCTCCTGGACGAGCGGCCGCCGCCTGCGCCCCGGCCGCGGCCCGCCCGCCCCGTGTCCCTTGCGACGCCCTCGTACGCCGCGCTCTCTgctccgccgccgcgccgcgaCTCCGTCAAGCGAGCTCGCTCTGTCGACGCTCTCAGCCGGCTCGACTCCCGCGATGACACTATACCTCATATTCCGCTCCAGCCTCCGCCTCAACCGCCACCGCCGCCTCCTTCGCCTCCTCCGCCCCTTCCGCGCTCGGCACGTCCGCCTCGGCGTCCTACTCCGCTACTGCGCGAAACGGAGCGGCCTCCTGCCGACGTAGTCCGGTCGACGCTGCGGAAATTTGAGTCCGCTCCGCCGCGGCGGACGGCGCCGGCCGCACGCGTGTCTGCCGTTCTTCGTGGCCTAGAAGCGTTACCGCGCAGTTCCACTCCGGAACCTCGAGGGCGGTCCCCGAGTCCCGCAGCGGCCGACCTGTCTGCCATCGATGAACCGGAGGGGGTCGCCGTTTCGGTGCCATGTGAAACCAAGCCGGTATCTCAAGCTGCCCTCGAAGGAATCGCTCGCGCCGGATCATCGGTGCTTTATTCCTTCGAGGCGCCCAAACGTGGCTCGCACCTGCCGCCGGTGGCCACGACGAACCCCGTCATGCTGGGCAGGGCGCGGCTGTCCGCCTCGCCGCGTCGAGTCGGCGTCATCCGCCCGATGCCCGCGCCGACGCTCGACCGGTCGATCTCCTCGCCGACTCCCGCTTTAGACGACACTGACGAAAAAGACGACGTCCAACGAATCGCATCACCACTGCCATACGatgatgaaaatattacaaaaaaagattCGCCGCCCTCCGCTCTGGTCGAGCCCACAATTCGTTCGACGCCCGACGAGAGCGCTCCGATATCTTCCCAAACAAATTCGAACTCGGTGGCTCCCGTTATCCGTGAACTGACTCCAGAACCCGAACCTAAACCACAACCACAACAGAAGCCGCCGCTGCAGATAGATACGCCGAAGATTCCACCGGCGAAAACATTGGTAAACGGTCACGCCACGCCACCCAAACCGGTGGAGGTTAAAACCAAAGGAGCGCTGTCTCGGATCGGCGCCGCCGGCATCGAGCGCGCGTGGACCGGCGCCGACGAGAAGAAGAACTCCGTCGTGGCCAAGGAGAAGAAGGACAACGGAGAAGTTAAGAGTGGGGTGGTGCCGTGGGCGCGCGGGGGCGGGGGCGCGGGCAGCCCGGCGAGCGGCCGCAAGCCGCGGCCCCCGGCGCCGGCCTCCACCTCCGTGGTGTTCAACTTCTCCAACCGCAAGGAAGTCCCGGACTACATCGAGAACGACGGCATCATCTTGCGCGCAAACCGACGGAACAGATTCAAG GCGGGTGAAGCGGGCATCGTGGTGCTGCGGCCCGAGGCGCTGGCCGCCGACTCGGAGTCCGAAGAGGAGGACGCGCGGCCGCCGTCGCCCTGCAGCGTGCGGTTCGTCAACGACAACGTGCTCATCAACGGACGGTCCTCCATGGCCGCGAAGATCTGCAGGGACAGAGCTGCTAAG TTGAAGCTACAATTTGACGATTCTTTGACGCGCACCTTCGAGTACCCGTCGGAGACGTCGCTGTGCGAGGACAGTCCTTCGCCCACCGCTCTCACCAACGCCAACAACAACACGCCAACCCCCACCGACATCAACGCCAACGCCAACGCCAACGCCAACGCCACCGCCAACCACAACGGCGACGCCGTGCAGCAGATCGCGCAGCCCGCGCACCTCGCGCCGCTCAGCGCCAACACACATATCG TGTCGGCGTCGCTGTCGCGCTACACGCCCAGCAAGACGAGCGCCGACGCCTTCCAGCTCGGCCTCGCGCGCCGCCCCGACGCGCACG ACGCAGAGCGAGCCGCGGCCGAGGGggagggcggcgcgggcgcggaggcggcggcggcggcggcggcggcggcggaggCGGAGGCGGAGGCGGAGGCGGGCGACGCGCGGCCGTGCGCCGCCGAGAGCGCGCGCTCGTGGAGCGAGGCGCGCACGCACGCCACCGACCTGCTGTTCTGA
- the LOC113404452 gene encoding serine/arginine repetitive matrix protein 1 isoform X3: MMVETILESSQDFGMSNGALPQWKRELLQRRAARARPPMAPSAPVPPPPAPPTDEDEELRYGPGIVKRLKSRYLSLALREAPRRRPSVLRRAASLEHLLDERPPPAPRPRPARPVSLATPSYAALSAPPPRRDSVKRARSVDALSRLDSRDDTIPHIPLQPPPQPPPPPPSPPPPLPRSARPPRRPTPLLRETERPPADVVRSTLRKFESAPPRRTAPAARVSAVLRGLEALPRSSTPEPRGRSPSPAAADLSAIDEPEGVAVSVPCETKPVSQAALEGIARAGSSVLYSFEAPKRGSHLPPVATTNPVMLGRARLSASPRRVGVIRPMPAPTLDRSISSPTPALDDTDEKDDVQRIASPLPYDDENITKKDSPPSALVEPTIRSTPDESAPISSQTNSNSVAPVIRELTPEPEPKPQPQQKPPLQIDTPKIPPAKTLVNGHATPPKPVEVKTKGALSRIGAAGIERAWTGADEKKNSVVAKEKKDNGEVKSGPRPPAPASTSVVFNFSNRKEVPDYIENDGIILRANRRNRFKAGEAGIVVLRPEALAADSESEEEDARPPSPCSVRFVNDNVLINGRSSMAAKICRDRAAKLKLQFDDSLTRTFEYPSETSLCEDSPSPTALTNANNNTPTPTDINANANANANATANHNGDAVQQIAQPAHLAPLSANTHIVSASLSRYTPSKTSADAFQLGLARRPDAHDAERAAAEGEGGAGAEAAAAAAAAAEAEAEAEAGDARPCAAESARSWSEARTHATDLLF; the protein is encoded by the exons ATGATGGTGGAAACCATCCTCGAGTCCTCTCAGGACTTTG GCATGTCGAACGGGGCTCTACCACAATGGAAGCGCGAGCTTCTTCAGAGACGGGCGGCTCGGGCGCGGCCACCCATGGCTCCCTCGGCCCCCGTCCCTCCGCCACCGGCGCCTCCCACCGACGAGGACGAGGAGTTGCGCTACGGGCCCGGCATCGTCAAAAGACTTAAATCCCGCTACCTGAGCCTCGCTCTTCGCGAAGCTCCACGTCGCCGTCCCTCGGTGCTCCGTCGCGCCGCCTCGCTCGAACACCTCCTGGACGAGCGGCCGCCGCCTGCGCCCCGGCCGCGGCCCGCCCGCCCCGTGTCCCTTGCGACGCCCTCGTACGCCGCGCTCTCTgctccgccgccgcgccgcgaCTCCGTCAAGCGAGCTCGCTCTGTCGACGCTCTCAGCCGGCTCGACTCCCGCGATGACACTATACCTCATATTCCGCTCCAGCCTCCGCCTCAACCGCCACCGCCGCCTCCTTCGCCTCCTCCGCCCCTTCCGCGCTCGGCACGTCCGCCTCGGCGTCCTACTCCGCTACTGCGCGAAACGGAGCGGCCTCCTGCCGACGTAGTCCGGTCGACGCTGCGGAAATTTGAGTCCGCTCCGCCGCGGCGGACGGCGCCGGCCGCACGCGTGTCTGCCGTTCTTCGTGGCCTAGAAGCGTTACCGCGCAGTTCCACTCCGGAACCTCGAGGGCGGTCCCCGAGTCCCGCAGCGGCCGACCTGTCTGCCATCGATGAACCGGAGGGGGTCGCCGTTTCGGTGCCATGTGAAACCAAGCCGGTATCTCAAGCTGCCCTCGAAGGAATCGCTCGCGCCGGATCATCGGTGCTTTATTCCTTCGAGGCGCCCAAACGTGGCTCGCACCTGCCGCCGGTGGCCACGACGAACCCCGTCATGCTGGGCAGGGCGCGGCTGTCCGCCTCGCCGCGTCGAGTCGGCGTCATCCGCCCGATGCCCGCGCCGACGCTCGACCGGTCGATCTCCTCGCCGACTCCCGCTTTAGACGACACTGACGAAAAAGACGACGTCCAACGAATCGCATCACCACTGCCATACGatgatgaaaatattacaaaaaaagattCGCCGCCCTCCGCTCTGGTCGAGCCCACAATTCGTTCGACGCCCGACGAGAGCGCTCCGATATCTTCCCAAACAAATTCGAACTCGGTGGCTCCCGTTATCCGTGAACTGACTCCAGAACCCGAACCTAAACCACAACCACAACAGAAGCCGCCGCTGCAGATAGATACGCCGAAGATTCCACCGGCGAAAACATTGGTAAACGGTCACGCCACGCCACCCAAACCGGTGGAGGTTAAAACCAAAGGAGCGCTGTCTCGGATCGGCGCCGCCGGCATCGAGCGCGCGTGGACCGGCGCCGACGAGAAGAAGAACTCCGTCGTGGCCAAGGAGAAGAAGGACAACGGAGAAGTTAAGAGTGGG CCGCGGCCCCCGGCGCCGGCCTCCACCTCCGTGGTGTTCAACTTCTCCAACCGCAAGGAAGTCCCGGACTACATCGAGAACGACGGCATCATCTTGCGCGCAAACCGACGGAACAGATTCAAG GCGGGTGAAGCGGGCATCGTGGTGCTGCGGCCCGAGGCGCTGGCCGCCGACTCGGAGTCCGAAGAGGAGGACGCGCGGCCGCCGTCGCCCTGCAGCGTGCGGTTCGTCAACGACAACGTGCTCATCAACGGACGGTCCTCCATGGCCGCGAAGATCTGCAGGGACAGAGCTGCTAAG TTGAAGCTACAATTTGACGATTCTTTGACGCGCACCTTCGAGTACCCGTCGGAGACGTCGCTGTGCGAGGACAGTCCTTCGCCCACCGCTCTCACCAACGCCAACAACAACACGCCAACCCCCACCGACATCAACGCCAACGCCAACGCCAACGCCAACGCCACCGCCAACCACAACGGCGACGCCGTGCAGCAGATCGCGCAGCCCGCGCACCTCGCGCCGCTCAGCGCCAACACACATATCG TGTCGGCGTCGCTGTCGCGCTACACGCCCAGCAAGACGAGCGCCGACGCCTTCCAGCTCGGCCTCGCGCGCCGCCCCGACGCGCACG ACGCAGAGCGAGCCGCGGCCGAGGGggagggcggcgcgggcgcggaggcggcggcggcggcggcggcggcggcggaggCGGAGGCGGAGGCGGAGGCGGGCGACGCGCGGCCGTGCGCCGCCGAGAGCGCGCGCTCGTGGAGCGAGGCGCGCACGCACGCCACCGACCTGCTGTTCTGA
- the LOC113404452 gene encoding serine/arginine repetitive matrix protein 1 isoform X1, producing MMVETILESSQDFGMSNGALPQWKRELLQRRAARARPPMAPSAPVPPPPAPPTDEDEELRYGPGIVKRLKSRYLSLALREAPRRRPSVLRRAASLEHLLDERPPPAPRPRPARPVSLATPSYAALSAPPPRRDSVKRARSVDALSRLDSRDDTIPHIPLQPPPQPPPPPPSPPPPLPRSARPPRRPTPLLRETERPPADVVRSTLRKFESAPPRRTAPAARVSAVLRGLEALPRSSTPEPRGRSPSPAAADLSAIDEPEGVAVSVPCETKPVSQAALEGIARAGSSVLYSFEAPKRGSHLPPVATTNPVMLGRARLSASPRRVGVIRPMPAPTLDRSISSPTPALDDTDEKDDVQRIASPLPYDDENITKKDSPPSALVEPTIRSTPDESAPISSQTNSNSVAPVIRELTPEPEPKPQPQQKPPLQIDTPKIPPAKTLVNGHATPPKPVEVKTKGALSRIGAAGIERAWTGADEKKNSVVAKEKKDNGEVKSGVVPWARGGGGAGSPASGRKPRPPAPASTSVVFNFSNRKEVPDYIENDGIILRANRRNRFKAGEAGIVVLRPEALAADSESEEEDARPPSPCSVRFVNDNVLINGRSSMAAKICRDRAAKLKLQFDDSLTRTFEYPSETSLCEDSPSPTALTNANNNTPTPTDINANANANANATANHNGDAVQQIAQPAHLAPLSANTHIVSASLSRYTPSKTSADAFQLGLARRPDAHDAERAAAEGEGGAGAEAAAAAAAAAEAEAEAEAGDARPCAAESARSWSEARTHATDLLF from the exons ATGATGGTGGAAACCATCCTCGAGTCCTCTCAGGACTTTG GCATGTCGAACGGGGCTCTACCACAATGGAAGCGCGAGCTTCTTCAGAGACGGGCGGCTCGGGCGCGGCCACCCATGGCTCCCTCGGCCCCCGTCCCTCCGCCACCGGCGCCTCCCACCGACGAGGACGAGGAGTTGCGCTACGGGCCCGGCATCGTCAAAAGACTTAAATCCCGCTACCTGAGCCTCGCTCTTCGCGAAGCTCCACGTCGCCGTCCCTCGGTGCTCCGTCGCGCCGCCTCGCTCGAACACCTCCTGGACGAGCGGCCGCCGCCTGCGCCCCGGCCGCGGCCCGCCCGCCCCGTGTCCCTTGCGACGCCCTCGTACGCCGCGCTCTCTgctccgccgccgcgccgcgaCTCCGTCAAGCGAGCTCGCTCTGTCGACGCTCTCAGCCGGCTCGACTCCCGCGATGACACTATACCTCATATTCCGCTCCAGCCTCCGCCTCAACCGCCACCGCCGCCTCCTTCGCCTCCTCCGCCCCTTCCGCGCTCGGCACGTCCGCCTCGGCGTCCTACTCCGCTACTGCGCGAAACGGAGCGGCCTCCTGCCGACGTAGTCCGGTCGACGCTGCGGAAATTTGAGTCCGCTCCGCCGCGGCGGACGGCGCCGGCCGCACGCGTGTCTGCCGTTCTTCGTGGCCTAGAAGCGTTACCGCGCAGTTCCACTCCGGAACCTCGAGGGCGGTCCCCGAGTCCCGCAGCGGCCGACCTGTCTGCCATCGATGAACCGGAGGGGGTCGCCGTTTCGGTGCCATGTGAAACCAAGCCGGTATCTCAAGCTGCCCTCGAAGGAATCGCTCGCGCCGGATCATCGGTGCTTTATTCCTTCGAGGCGCCCAAACGTGGCTCGCACCTGCCGCCGGTGGCCACGACGAACCCCGTCATGCTGGGCAGGGCGCGGCTGTCCGCCTCGCCGCGTCGAGTCGGCGTCATCCGCCCGATGCCCGCGCCGACGCTCGACCGGTCGATCTCCTCGCCGACTCCCGCTTTAGACGACACTGACGAAAAAGACGACGTCCAACGAATCGCATCACCACTGCCATACGatgatgaaaatattacaaaaaaagattCGCCGCCCTCCGCTCTGGTCGAGCCCACAATTCGTTCGACGCCCGACGAGAGCGCTCCGATATCTTCCCAAACAAATTCGAACTCGGTGGCTCCCGTTATCCGTGAACTGACTCCAGAACCCGAACCTAAACCACAACCACAACAGAAGCCGCCGCTGCAGATAGATACGCCGAAGATTCCACCGGCGAAAACATTGGTAAACGGTCACGCCACGCCACCCAAACCGGTGGAGGTTAAAACCAAAGGAGCGCTGTCTCGGATCGGCGCCGCCGGCATCGAGCGCGCGTGGACCGGCGCCGACGAGAAGAAGAACTCCGTCGTGGCCAAGGAGAAGAAGGACAACGGAGAAGTTAAGAGTGGGGTGGTGCCGTGGGCGCGCGGGGGCGGGGGCGCGGGCAGCCCGGCGAGCGGCCGCAAGCCGCGGCCCCCGGCGCCGGCCTCCACCTCCGTGGTGTTCAACTTCTCCAACCGCAAGGAAGTCCCGGACTACATCGAGAACGACGGCATCATCTTGCGCGCAAACCGACGGAACAGATTCAAG GCGGGTGAAGCGGGCATCGTGGTGCTGCGGCCCGAGGCGCTGGCCGCCGACTCGGAGTCCGAAGAGGAGGACGCGCGGCCGCCGTCGCCCTGCAGCGTGCGGTTCGTCAACGACAACGTGCTCATCAACGGACGGTCCTCCATGGCCGCGAAGATCTGCAGGGACAGAGCTGCTAAG TTGAAGCTACAATTTGACGATTCTTTGACGCGCACCTTCGAGTACCCGTCGGAGACGTCGCTGTGCGAGGACAGTCCTTCGCCCACCGCTCTCACCAACGCCAACAACAACACGCCAACCCCCACCGACATCAACGCCAACGCCAACGCCAACGCCAACGCCACCGCCAACCACAACGGCGACGCCGTGCAGCAGATCGCGCAGCCCGCGCACCTCGCGCCGCTCAGCGCCAACACACATATCG TGTCGGCGTCGCTGTCGCGCTACACGCCCAGCAAGACGAGCGCCGACGCCTTCCAGCTCGGCCTCGCGCGCCGCCCCGACGCGCACG ACGCAGAGCGAGCCGCGGCCGAGGGggagggcggcgcgggcgcggaggcggcggcggcggcggcggcggcggcggaggCGGAGGCGGAGGCGGAGGCGGGCGACGCGCGGCCGTGCGCCGCCGAGAGCGCGCGCTCGTGGAGCGAGGCGCGCACGCACGCCACCGACCTGCTGTTCTGA